One Haloplanus vescus DNA window includes the following coding sequences:
- the pabB gene encoding aminodeoxychorismate synthase, component I, whose product MSRRSTVETSLDAFRAAAADASPETRVPVVVSFEAEPFDAYRRARNGSPSVFLETGGGQPGWGYFGVDPDAVHEVGASSQSPGVLDTIRDLLASESLARGDCEIPYPGGFFGWLSYDTVREIESLPATTVDDRGLPRLQLARYTCLVAWRAGESTLRAVATPRVGDDPETAYERGVERARALVDAATTGDPSVGDPPVTGPVSFESSCDRAAYSDRVRQVQEYIRDGDTFQANISHRLTAPAAVHPVEVFAALRTVNPAPYSGLLEFPGIDLVSASPELLLERDGDFLRTEPIAGTRPRGADDAEDQRLEADLQNDEKERAEHAMLVDLERNDLGKVSEYGSVTVDEYRRIDRYSEVFHLVSDVTGELAEGYDLADAIGAVFPGGTITGAPKPRTMEIIDEVETRRRGPYTGSMAIIGFDGRATLNIIIRTLVRHGDEYHLRAGGGVVHDSDPDREYDETLAKARALVTAVDTALDGDQEMEVSGE is encoded by the coding sequence GTGAGCCGCAGGTCGACGGTCGAGACGTCGCTCGATGCGTTTCGGGCAGCGGCCGCCGACGCGTCGCCGGAGACGCGCGTCCCGGTCGTCGTGTCCTTCGAGGCAGAGCCGTTCGACGCCTATCGACGCGCCCGAAACGGTTCGCCGTCGGTCTTTCTCGAAACTGGCGGCGGCCAGCCCGGCTGGGGGTACTTCGGCGTCGACCCCGACGCGGTTCACGAGGTTGGCGCGAGCAGTCAGTCACCCGGCGTCCTCGACACGATACGAGACCTGCTGGCGAGCGAGTCGCTGGCGCGCGGCGACTGCGAGATACCGTACCCCGGCGGCTTCTTCGGCTGGCTGTCGTACGACACGGTGAGAGAAATCGAGTCTCTGCCCGCAACGACCGTCGACGACCGGGGACTTCCACGACTCCAACTCGCCCGTTACACGTGTCTCGTGGCGTGGCGGGCGGGCGAGTCGACGCTCCGCGCCGTCGCGACGCCGCGGGTCGGCGACGACCCGGAGACGGCGTACGAGCGAGGCGTCGAACGGGCGCGTGCCCTCGTCGACGCCGCGACGACCGGTGACCCGTCGGTCGGCGACCCGCCCGTCACCGGCCCGGTGAGTTTCGAGAGTTCGTGCGACCGGGCGGCGTACAGTGACCGGGTGCGTCAGGTACAGGAGTACATCCGCGACGGCGACACGTTTCAGGCGAACATCTCGCATCGCCTGACTGCGCCGGCGGCGGTCCATCCGGTCGAGGTTTTCGCCGCACTCCGGACGGTGAATCCGGCGCCCTACTCCGGCCTGCTTGAGTTCCCCGGCATCGATTTGGTGAGCGCGAGTCCGGAACTCCTCCTCGAACGCGACGGCGACTTCCTGCGGACGGAGCCGATTGCTGGGACGCGCCCCAGAGGCGCGGACGACGCCGAGGACCAACGCCTCGAAGCCGACTTGCAGAACGACGAGAAAGAGCGCGCGGAACACGCCATGCTGGTCGACCTCGAACGCAACGACCTCGGGAAGGTGAGCGAGTACGGGTCGGTCACGGTCGACGAGTACCGCCGTATCGACCGCTACTCCGAGGTGTTCCATCTCGTGTCGGACGTGACCGGAGAGCTGGCCGAGGGGTACGACCTCGCCGACGCCATCGGCGCGGTGTTCCCCGGCGGGACGATTACCGGCGCACCCAAACCCCGGACGATGGAGATAATCGACGAAGTCGAAACCCGCCGCCGCGGCCCCTACACAGGGAGCATGGCCATCATCGGCTTCGACGGGCGAGCGACGCTGAACATCATCATCCGGACGCTCGTGCGCCACGGCGACGAATACCACCTCCGAGCGGGCGGCGGCGTCGTCCACGACTCGGACCCCGACCGGGAGTACGACGAAACGCTGGCCAAGGCGCGAGCGCTCGTCACCGCCGTCGACACCGCGCTCGACGGCGACCAAGAGATGGAGGTGTCCGGGGAGTGA
- a CDS encoding S49 family peptidase, producing MASRIRALLARIARSYVLFVVIGLVVGLAVAPVAWDATSTEGTVAVVPVSGTIDGSTAAGVSSMLQQARADPDVKAVVLLVNSGGGGAAASEELYLQTKRTTNEMPLVTSVDASAASGAYYTIAPSDHIYAKPASTIGSVGVLATTPQELEPTDLVATTGPNKLTGGDDREFNYILESLGNAFVGAVFEQRGDELSLSRSELEQARIYSGTQAVQNGMADSIGGRQAAVEHAASEAGLDSYDVRVMRPDGTARFLSRSNYVASTAPNKTMVSASYLYGESPSGPVFLMVPATYVEPATNDSSVAANDSTGASTSPARVAVTGGTHVA from the coding sequence ATGGCGAGCAGAATCCGAGCCCTCCTGGCGCGAATCGCACGGTCGTACGTGCTGTTCGTCGTCATCGGTCTCGTGGTCGGCCTCGCAGTCGCCCCCGTTGCGTGGGACGCCACCTCCACCGAGGGGACAGTCGCAGTCGTCCCCGTGTCGGGGACTATCGACGGCTCGACCGCCGCGGGCGTGTCGTCGATGCTCCAACAGGCCCGCGCCGACCCGGACGTGAAAGCAGTCGTGTTGCTCGTAAACAGCGGGGGTGGTGGCGCCGCCGCCAGCGAGGAGTTGTATCTCCAGACCAAGCGGACCACGAACGAGATGCCACTCGTCACCAGCGTCGACGCCTCGGCGGCGTCGGGGGCGTACTACACCATCGCACCGAGCGACCACATCTACGCCAAGCCGGCGTCGACCATCGGCAGCGTCGGCGTCCTCGCGACGACGCCCCAAGAGCTGGAGCCGACGGACCTCGTCGCCACGACCGGACCGAACAAACTGACCGGGGGTGACGACCGCGAGTTCAACTACATCCTCGAATCGCTTGGCAACGCCTTCGTCGGCGCCGTGTTCGAACAGCGCGGCGACGAACTGTCGCTCTCGCGGTCGGAGCTCGAACAGGCGCGCATCTACAGCGGTACGCAGGCCGTCCAGAACGGCATGGCCGACTCCATCGGGGGGCGACAGGCCGCCGTCGAACACGCGGCGAGCGAGGCGGGCCTCGACAGCTACGACGTGCGCGTCATGCGCCCGGACGGCACCGCCCGCTTCCTCTCGCGGTCGAACTACGTCGCCTCGACGGCGCCGAACAAGACGATGGTATCCGCCTCGTACCTCTACGGCGAGTCACCGTCCGGGCCGGTGTTCCTGATGGTGCCCGCGACGTACGTCGAACCGGCCACCAACGACTCGAGCGTGGCGGCGAACGACTCGACAGGAGCGAGCACGTCGCCTGCGAGGGTCGCGGTCACTGGAGGGACCCATGTGGCGTGA
- a CDS encoding DUF5813 family protein, giving the protein MSETVGRAARTFRRHDSFEEIDEARFASTTTTFEATAEASDADGRIDFAVTVRVPTLSAAVDGDVGDAVAEGWAETFELRVADVGGVVRGDHDFDPAVEQRDGELVVEYAYTDINEQRGVEDAAAIINYVEGTYVQGIVPGYEYVDPVAGLLDQAKRAGQ; this is encoded by the coding sequence ATGAGCGAAACAGTCGGCAGAGCCGCCCGCACGTTCCGCAGGCACGACTCGTTCGAAGAGATAGACGAAGCTCGATTCGCGTCGACCACGACCACTTTCGAGGCGACGGCCGAGGCGTCCGACGCCGACGGCCGCATCGACTTCGCCGTGACGGTCCGGGTACCGACGCTGTCGGCGGCCGTCGACGGCGACGTGGGTGACGCCGTCGCGGAGGGGTGGGCCGAGACGTTCGAGCTGCGCGTCGCCGACGTGGGTGGCGTCGTGCGCGGTGACCACGACTTCGACCCCGCGGTAGAGCAACGAGACGGCGAGCTGGTCGTCGAATACGCGTACACGGACATCAACGAGCAACGCGGCGTCGAGGACGCGGCGGCGATAATCAACTACGTCGAGGGGACGTACGTCCAAGGCATTGTTCCCGGATACGAGTACGTCGACCCGGTGGCGGGCCTGCT
- a CDS encoding COG1361 S-layer family protein, whose translation MKRLTILAVVGLLLLAPVVPAMASSVVTGNPEIQYSVADNTFQPNQRATLSVVATNDGDIDDGGIGRFEDQVQTARSVRMDVKEGQINAPIDVKTGTVTTGSIGPGGSARFDFNLEIGDAEPGTYTIPVEVTYRHARAILYDETPSGPAEIEYVWTERTKTTDLTIRIDRQAQFDIVSEGTNRLYAGDTGSLAFTIENSGSQTARNASVQLSSGSPGVFFGTPSNPSGDTGVFVESLEPGETHRVSVQVGSSNDVSPGTYPVNAVVSYRDENDIAQQSETLTTGVRVQPERTFAMEGLSTSNFRVDESEATITGQVVNTGEAPARNVVVRMQDHGTVTPTNGETAVGTLEGGESADVSFTASIPSEAEPGANSFNFVVEYENADGDVLTASNPIRKTAVIEPERDRFEVRNVSTTVTPGGTAQLSAQIEYTGDDPVSAVNAQLFTSDPVSSSDDGAFLGEMEPGETQTATFRISATSDALPKEYSSSIEVRYDEADGDTKFTDGMSIGVPVNESESGPPVVPIVIAVVLLLVIGGGVWYRRR comes from the coding sequence ATGAAGCGGCTAACGATTTTAGCAGTCGTCGGACTACTGCTACTCGCACCAGTGGTCCCCGCGATGGCATCGAGTGTCGTGACAGGAAATCCAGAGATTCAGTACAGCGTCGCCGACAACACGTTCCAGCCGAATCAACGGGCGACGCTGAGCGTCGTCGCGACCAACGACGGCGACATCGACGACGGGGGAATCGGGCGCTTCGAGGACCAGGTGCAGACCGCCCGAAGCGTCCGAATGGACGTCAAGGAGGGGCAGATTAACGCCCCCATCGACGTGAAGACGGGGACCGTCACGACGGGGAGCATCGGTCCCGGTGGAAGCGCTCGCTTCGACTTCAATCTCGAAATCGGTGACGCCGAACCGGGGACGTACACCATCCCGGTCGAGGTAACGTACCGACACGCTCGCGCGATTCTCTACGACGAGACGCCGTCCGGACCGGCCGAAATCGAGTACGTCTGGACCGAGCGAACCAAGACGACCGACCTGACGATTCGCATCGACCGGCAGGCGCAGTTCGACATCGTCTCCGAGGGCACGAACCGACTGTACGCCGGTGACACGGGGTCGCTCGCGTTCACTATCGAGAACAGCGGGTCACAGACCGCCCGGAACGCGTCGGTGCAACTGTCCTCTGGGTCGCCGGGCGTGTTCTTCGGGACGCCGTCGAATCCGTCGGGCGATACGGGCGTGTTCGTGGAGTCGCTCGAGCCGGGTGAGACGCACCGCGTCTCGGTGCAGGTCGGGTCGAGCAACGACGTCTCGCCGGGGACCTACCCCGTCAACGCCGTCGTCTCCTACCGCGACGAGAACGACATCGCACAGCAGTCCGAGACGCTGACGACAGGCGTGCGGGTCCAGCCCGAGCGAACGTTCGCCATGGAGGGCCTCAGCACGTCGAACTTCCGCGTCGACGAGTCGGAGGCGACCATCACAGGGCAGGTCGTGAACACGGGAGAGGCTCCCGCACGGAACGTCGTCGTCCGCATGCAAGACCACGGGACAGTGACGCCGACGAACGGTGAAACCGCGGTGGGGACGCTCGAGGGCGGCGAGTCCGCCGACGTGTCGTTCACGGCATCCATCCCGAGTGAGGCCGAACCCGGTGCGAACTCCTTCAACTTCGTCGTGGAATACGAGAACGCCGACGGCGACGTGCTGACGGCGTCGAACCCGATTCGAAAGACGGCGGTGATCGAACCCGAACGCGACCGGTTCGAGGTCAGGAACGTCTCGACGACAGTGACGCCGGGCGGGACGGCACAGCTCAGCGCACAGATTGAATACACGGGCGACGACCCCGTCTCCGCGGTCAACGCCCAGCTGTTCACGAGCGACCCGGTGTCGTCCTCCGACGACGGGGCCTTCCTCGGCGAGATGGAGCCGGGAGAGACGCAGACAGCCACCTTCCGCATCAGCGCGACGAGTGACGCCCTCCCGAAGGAATACTCCTCGTCCATCGAGGTCCGGTACGACGAAGCCGACGGTGACACCAAGTTCACGGACGGCATGTCCATCGGCGTCCCGGTGAACGAATCCGAGAGCGGGCCGCCGGTCGTGCCCATCGTCATCGCGGTGGTCCTGCTCCTCGTGATCGGTGGCGGCGTCTGGTACCGTCGGCGATGA
- a CDS encoding peptidylprolyl isomerase, which produces MSNPTATLHTTHGDITVELFADRAPTTVENFINLAEHDPAANDDPAPETTTWEDPDSGETRGDALYADIPFHRIIHDFMIQGGDPTGTGRGGPGYTFDDEFHPDLRHDKAGMLSMANRGPDTNGSQFFITLDAQPHLDDSHAVFGEVIDGMDVVEELGTVKTDTDDQPLDDARLESVDVDR; this is translated from the coding sequence ATGAGCAATCCGACTGCGACGCTGCATACGACACACGGCGACATCACGGTCGAACTGTTCGCGGACCGCGCGCCGACGACGGTCGAGAACTTCATCAACCTCGCCGAGCACGACCCGGCAGCGAACGACGACCCCGCGCCCGAGACGACGACGTGGGAGGACCCCGACTCGGGCGAGACGCGCGGCGACGCGCTCTACGCCGACATCCCCTTCCACCGCATCATCCACGACTTCATGATTCAGGGCGGCGACCCGACGGGCACCGGGCGCGGTGGTCCCGGCTACACCTTCGACGACGAGTTCCACCCCGACCTTCGCCACGACAAGGCAGGCATGCTCTCGATGGCCAACCGCGGCCCCGACACCAACGGGTCGCAGTTTTTCATTACGCTGGACGCACAGCCCCATCTCGACGACAGTCACGCCGTCTTCGGCGAAGTCATCGACGGCATGGACGTCGTCGAGGAACTCGGGACGGTGAAGACGGATACAGACGACCAGCCGCTCGACGACGCGCGGCTCGAATCCGTCGATGTGGACCGCTGA
- a CDS encoding efflux RND transporter permease subunit, translating into MGVLRRLFRSAGHEIQAHPFATLLIALVLLFAALGGAAQITSVTGDQAFTAENPTLNTFNDAFDRGSISVLLRGETTDPSTLRAVARFDDRMSTVDDVAYVNSPADPVRAEYGRIPNSQSKIERVVGSPDVTFIQVVFEPGLTQPEERPIYTQALDAKEWARFPAGVNVIITGSAAFSAQLSELIGQSTNQLLGLAVGLMIVALFFLFRGVRLRLLPIVAVFTGVIYTFGAIGYAGVPNSTLTSSVFPILIGLGIDYSVQFHERYEEELERAPPRTALPRALSGIGPPVFIAMLAAALGFGATWISTIGSPAFVWFAQTSIFGVMLTFLAGVIVLLPILTIYARFRRRGFGELGRHEVDQENPDPSDDADVDAHVEDDSDDERIGAVGRALGQGSRTLASNPGIVLLVALILTGAGFQAGQSLDTMADTEEFVPQDLPAYVDLQQFRSVTGGGSAVQYDVLVTGSGLKQPAVLDWMQRFERVASDAPLIQGVDSPATLVAEHNGGEIPETKGGVQRVLDDVPEQERQQYYNDGYAHITVIGAQDMSTGQTLSFISNVRNAIEFSKPPSGVDATLTGSAVISTPSVVDQIESRNVTTGLGVLFVFALLLAYYRNLVKATAPLVPMLFVIGWQNLYMAALNIPVSPLGASLGAMTVGIGAEYTIIVMERYYEEKKQAGVSKLDAVETAATRVGKAISVSGMTTVFGFSALTLSPFPILADFGYLTVGVIFLTLVASLATLPPTLIVLDEASDRVTAFFDEPVQGEAA; encoded by the coding sequence GTGGGCGTCCTCAGACGGTTGTTCCGCTCGGCGGGACACGAGATTCAGGCGCATCCGTTCGCGACGCTACTGATAGCGCTCGTCCTGCTGTTCGCCGCGCTGGGTGGCGCCGCCCAGATTACGAGCGTCACGGGCGACCAGGCATTCACGGCGGAGAATCCGACGCTCAACACGTTCAACGACGCGTTCGACCGCGGTTCTATCTCCGTGTTACTCCGCGGGGAGACGACCGACCCGTCGACGCTCAGAGCGGTCGCCAGATTCGACGACCGGATGTCGACTGTCGACGACGTCGCCTACGTCAACAGCCCGGCCGACCCGGTACGGGCCGAGTACGGGCGCATCCCCAACTCGCAGTCGAAAATCGAACGCGTCGTCGGCTCGCCCGACGTGACGTTCATTCAGGTGGTGTTCGAACCCGGACTCACCCAACCCGAGGAGCGACCCATCTACACGCAGGCGCTGGACGCCAAGGAGTGGGCGCGCTTCCCCGCGGGCGTCAACGTCATCATCACCGGGTCGGCCGCCTTCTCCGCGCAACTGTCGGAGCTCATCGGCCAGAGCACGAACCAGTTGCTCGGGCTCGCGGTGGGGCTGATGATCGTCGCGCTCTTCTTCCTCTTCCGAGGGGTGCGGCTGCGGCTCCTCCCCATCGTGGCGGTGTTCACCGGCGTCATCTACACGTTCGGCGCCATCGGCTACGCGGGGGTGCCGAACTCGACGCTGACGAGTTCGGTCTTCCCCATCCTCATCGGCTTGGGCATCGACTACTCGGTGCAGTTCCACGAGCGCTACGAGGAGGAACTGGAGCGGGCACCACCGCGGACCGCACTGCCACGGGCGCTGTCCGGCATCGGCCCGCCGGTGTTCATCGCGATGCTCGCCGCCGCGCTCGGCTTCGGCGCGACGTGGATTTCGACCATCGGGTCGCCCGCGTTCGTCTGGTTCGCCCAGACGTCCATCTTCGGCGTAATGTTGACCTTCCTCGCCGGCGTCATCGTCCTGCTTCCCATCCTGACGATATACGCGCGGTTCCGGCGGCGGGGATTCGGCGAGCTCGGGCGCCACGAAGTCGACCAGGAGAATCCCGACCCGTCGGACGATGCTGATGTCGATGCCCACGTCGAGGACGACAGCGACGACGAGCGAATCGGGGCGGTCGGCCGCGCGCTCGGACAGGGGTCGCGGACGCTCGCCTCCAACCCGGGAATCGTGCTGCTCGTCGCCCTCATTCTGACGGGGGCAGGGTTCCAAGCCGGCCAGAGCCTCGATACGATGGCCGACACCGAAGAGTTCGTGCCGCAGGACCTCCCGGCGTACGTCGACCTCCAGCAGTTCCGGTCCGTGACCGGAGGCGGGTCGGCCGTCCAGTACGACGTGTTGGTCACCGGAAGCGGACTCAAACAGCCAGCGGTGTTGGACTGGATGCAGCGGTTCGAACGGGTTGCGAGTGACGCCCCCCTGATTCAGGGTGTCGACTCGCCAGCGACGCTCGTCGCGGAGCACAACGGCGGTGAGATTCCCGAGACCAAGGGCGGCGTCCAGCGGGTCCTCGATGACGTGCCGGAACAGGAGCGACAGCAGTATTACAACGATGGCTACGCCCACATCACGGTTATCGGGGCGCAAGACATGTCGACCGGACAGACGCTGTCGTTCATCTCGAACGTCCGGAACGCCATCGAGTTCAGTAAGCCGCCCTCGGGTGTCGACGCCACGCTGACCGGGTCGGCCGTCATCTCAACGCCCTCCGTCGTCGACCAGATCGAGAGCCGGAACGTGACGACGGGGCTCGGCGTCCTGTTCGTCTTCGCCCTGCTACTGGCGTACTACCGGAACCTGGTGAAGGCGACGGCGCCGCTGGTGCCGATGCTGTTCGTCATCGGGTGGCAGAACCTCTACATGGCGGCGCTCAATATCCCCGTCTCGCCGCTGGGGGCGTCACTCGGTGCGATGACCGTCGGTATCGGCGCCGAGTACACCATCATCGTGATGGAGCGCTACTACGAGGAGAAAAAGCAGGCCGGTGTGAGCAAGCTCGACGCCGTCGAGACGGCGGCGACCCGCGTCGGCAAGGCCATCTCCGTCTCGGGGATGACCACCGTGTTCGGGTTCTCGGCGCTGACACTCTCGCCGTTCCCCATCCTCGCGGACTTCGGCTACCTGACCGTCGGCGTCATCTTCCTGACGCTGGTGGCGTCGCTCGCGACGCTCCCGCCGACGCTCATCGTCCTCGACGAGGCGTCCGACCGGGTGACGGCGTTCTTCGACGAGCCGGTACAGGGCGAGGCCGCCTAG
- a CDS encoding anthranilate synthase component II, with protein MTRVLVVDNYDSFAYNLVQYVGEAAEEVLVRRNDDIDLTGIDALDPDGVVVSPGPGTPENAGVSMPVFAEREYPTLGVCLGHQALCAVHGATVGHAPEVVHGKRSTIRHDGQGVFAGLPERFEVGRYHSLAVERGDVPDSLVETAWTDDDRKIVMGVRHRERPHIGVQFHPESILTDGGKQLIRNFLKQCSTT; from the coding sequence GTGACCCGAGTGCTCGTCGTCGACAACTACGACTCCTTCGCGTACAACCTCGTCCAGTACGTCGGCGAGGCGGCGGAGGAGGTGCTCGTCCGTCGGAACGACGACATCGACCTCACGGGCATCGACGCACTCGACCCGGACGGGGTCGTCGTCTCGCCGGGGCCGGGCACGCCCGAGAACGCGGGCGTGTCGATGCCAGTCTTCGCCGAGCGCGAGTATCCGACGCTGGGCGTCTGTCTCGGCCATCAGGCGCTGTGTGCGGTCCACGGCGCGACGGTCGGTCACGCGCCCGAGGTTGTCCACGGCAAGCGGTCCACGATTCGGCACGACGGCCAAGGCGTGTTCGCCGGACTGCCCGAGCGATTCGAGGTGGGGCGCTATCACTCGCTGGCGGTCGAGCGCGGTGACGTGCCCGACAGTTTGGTGGAGACGGCGTGGACGGACGACGACCGCAAAATTGTGATGGGCGTCCGCCACCGAGAGCGACCGCACATCGGCGTCCAGTTCCATCCCGAGAGCATCCTGACCGACGGCGGAAAACAACTCATCCGTAACTTCCTGAAGCAATGCAGTACCACGTGA
- a CDS encoding DUF4350 domain-containing protein has product MWRELGKRVVVLAVTAAVVVAVVTGAPMLLQNDDDGESLQNPEYNPDDVAPDPIDATGTIEPNPDPAADGTGTVVIDRAHSNRFSRADIEPLVDALVRSGYEVEFYTQGDLATHLDGADAFLVIDPGTEFLPGDVQDVRQFTGNGGRLVMVGEPTRTTVAATLGGTSVQAQESRLTTLASSYRMSVDSQYLYNQEHADGTFKHVLVHQTSAGDVEGVDQAAMYTAAAVSARGGTVLVRSAPNTHKSGSDEVTDEYGVAVRRGNALLLGDKTFMSSSRYRVADNEELVAYVAEFMIEGDYQGPSGATTGPDEATDDAANETTTA; this is encoded by the coding sequence ATGTGGCGTGAACTCGGGAAGCGGGTCGTCGTCCTCGCCGTGACGGCCGCCGTCGTCGTCGCGGTGGTGACCGGCGCACCGATGCTGTTACAGAACGACGACGACGGTGAGTCGCTACAGAATCCGGAGTACAACCCGGACGACGTGGCGCCGGACCCCATCGACGCGACTGGGACAATCGAGCCGAACCCCGACCCCGCGGCCGACGGCACGGGAACCGTCGTCATCGACAGGGCCCACTCGAACCGGTTCTCGCGAGCGGACATCGAACCGCTCGTGGACGCGCTGGTTCGGTCCGGATACGAAGTCGAGTTCTACACGCAAGGCGACCTGGCGACCCACCTCGACGGCGCGGACGCCTTCCTCGTCATCGACCCCGGGACCGAGTTCCTGCCGGGTGACGTACAAGACGTGCGGCAGTTCACCGGCAACGGTGGTCGACTGGTGATGGTCGGCGAACCCACGCGGACGACAGTCGCCGCGACGCTCGGCGGCACCAGCGTCCAAGCCCAAGAGAGCCGACTCACGACGCTGGCGTCCAGCTATCGGATGAGCGTCGACTCGCAGTATCTCTACAACCAAGAGCACGCCGACGGGACGTTCAAGCACGTCCTCGTCCACCAGACCAGCGCGGGCGACGTGGAGGGCGTCGATCAAGCCGCGATGTACACCGCGGCGGCAGTCAGCGCCCGCGGCGGGACGGTCCTCGTGCGGAGTGCGCCCAACACGCACAAGTCGGGAAGCGACGAGGTGACCGACGAGTACGGCGTGGCGGTGCGACGCGGCAACGCCCTGTTGCTCGGCGACAAGACGTTCATGAGTAGCAGTCGCTACCGTGTCGCCGACAACGAGGAGCTGGTCGCCTACGTGGCCGAGTTCATGATCGAGGGCGACTACCAAGGGCCGAGCGGAGCGACGACTGGTCCGGACGAGGCGACCGACGACGCGGCAAACGAGACGACGACCGCCTGA
- a CDS encoding aminotransferase class IV, which yields MQYHVNDSLVDASEATVSVEDRGFLYGDAAFETCRAYGGDIFEWAAHRDRLEATCETLGMAGAVPADLRERIAATLDANGLADAYIRASVTRGVQPGKLTPTEEVDPSIVVIVKSLPRSGVGGESVWDAPATVQTVERRRIPEASMPADAKTHNYLDGILARLDLRGTDADEALVRDVDGAVAEGATSNVFLVDDGILQTPSLAGPILPGVTRAVVLELAAECGIPVETGTYDIEALRTADEAFLTNTTWEVRPVATLDDVPVGGGPITDRLTTAFDQRVESHYEA from the coding sequence ATGCAGTACCACGTGAACGACAGTCTGGTCGACGCGAGCGAGGCCACGGTCAGCGTCGAGGACCGCGGCTTCCTGTACGGCGACGCCGCCTTCGAGACGTGTCGGGCCTACGGCGGCGACATCTTCGAGTGGGCGGCCCACCGTGACCGACTCGAAGCCACCTGCGAGACGCTGGGGATGGCCGGAGCCGTCCCCGCGGATTTGCGCGAGCGAATCGCGGCGACGCTGGACGCGAACGGCCTCGCAGACGCGTATATCCGCGCGTCGGTGACGCGAGGCGTCCAGCCGGGGAAACTGACGCCGACCGAGGAGGTAGACCCATCTATCGTCGTCATCGTCAAATCGCTGCCGCGAAGCGGTGTCGGAGGCGAATCGGTGTGGGACGCCCCCGCCACCGTCCAAACCGTCGAGCGCCGGCGAATTCCGGAGGCATCGATGCCAGCGGACGCCAAGACACACAACTACCTCGACGGGATTCTGGCTCGACTCGACCTGCGCGGGACCGACGCCGACGAAGCACTCGTCCGGGACGTCGACGGCGCCGTCGCGGAGGGGGCGACGAGCAACGTCTTCCTCGTCGACGACGGCATCCTCCAGACACCGTCGCTCGCCGGGCCGATTCTCCCGGGCGTGACGCGGGCCGTCGTCCTTGAACTCGCGGCCGAGTGCGGGATTCCAGTCGAAACGGGGACGTACGACATCGAGGCGCTTCGGACCGCCGACGAGGCGTTCCTGACGAACACGACGTGGGAGGTGCGACCGGTGGCAACACTCGACGACGTTCCCGTCGGCGGCGGGCCGATTACGGACCGACTCACGACGGCGTTCGACCAACGGGTCGAGAGCCATTACGAGGCGTGA
- a CDS encoding CehA/McbA family metallohydrolase: MSQTTLRIDPHVHSDASYDGHDPVELLLEQAAEIGLDGIVVTDHDVIHESLRAADLAPEYGLVGIPGVEVSTAVGHLLAIGVREMPPRRAPLEETVAWVRDHGGVAVVPHPFQRSRHGVPRRHLTDCDAVEVFNSWLFTGFRNRRARRFAEEHGYPGVAASDAHSVPHVGRAFTELVVDGAREDIDGESVLDAMRSGATRMRGRSQPIATSAHHYAIGTARKSGYYAKVGAFKGRSAARAGVLRGARLLTQLASR; encoded by the coding sequence GTGAGCCAGACGACGCTCCGTATCGACCCGCACGTCCACTCCGACGCCTCCTACGACGGCCACGACCCCGTCGAACTCCTGTTGGAGCAGGCGGCAGAGATTGGGCTCGACGGCATCGTCGTCACTGACCACGACGTGATTCACGAGTCGCTCCGGGCGGCGGACCTCGCGCCGGAGTACGGCCTCGTCGGGATTCCGGGCGTCGAGGTGTCGACGGCTGTCGGCCACTTGCTCGCCATCGGCGTCCGGGAGATGCCACCGCGGCGTGCACCGCTGGAGGAGACGGTGGCGTGGGTGCGCGACCACGGCGGCGTCGCGGTGGTCCCCCATCCGTTCCAGCGGAGTCGCCACGGCGTCCCGCGGCGTCACCTCACCGACTGTGACGCGGTCGAGGTGTTCAACTCGTGGCTGTTCACGGGGTTTCGGAATCGACGCGCGCGGCGCTTCGCCGAGGAGCACGGCTACCCGGGGGTCGCCGCCAGCGACGCCCACTCGGTGCCACACGTCGGGCGCGCGTTCACGGAGCTCGTCGTCGACGGCGCGCGCGAAGACATCGACGGGGAGAGCGTCCTCGACGCGATGCGGTCGGGCGCGACGCGGATGCGCGGGCGCAGTCAACCCATCGCCACGTCGGCGCACCACTACGCCATCGGGACGGCGCGCAAGAGTGGGTACTACGCGAAGGTCGGGGCGTTCAAGGGGCGGTCGGCAGCGCGGGCCGGCGTGCTCCGGGGGGCGCGATTGCTGACCCAGCTCGCGTCTCGATAG